The Pyrenophora tritici-repentis strain M4 chromosome 10, whole genome shotgun sequence genome contains a region encoding:
- a CDS encoding C6 transcription factor RegA has product MQTAPTPLNEPPALAEADQARLFQCSTCKRSFTRADHLTRHVRAHTKSKPYICPVCSKGFARIDLLKRHVANHATEPANKRQKREIARDTRVVQACEACSQSHLRCEDEKPCSRCKKKKIPCRVPDGAAGDENETHEIDAVHAAQDLLDLSNGFDYPSSLPSRAGGANTASATSETPEPFHSSMADSKSMAHHPRALGGSGMSVSSLNDMHPPSSNGGLPPMDQNYGDPTNSMSFFDNPIPQFDTTPGQNPFLPDYFRNMPPFDAFFSGQATPRGIMDLSFDIDVGLTDCDLGLLDQYNFQVPFAADTPSTDAHGADQHPSETDTAPVRAEAFKQSIWRYLPQRSRNPNAEQVNLAFTDTERDRRSHLTRRIVTEKLPRVSRDRLMALVLGTCSTENIKKIASAFPSIELLDGLIQYFLSSPALEAQLWFHVPTFSPSNLNPELLASIVSAGAASIPDISLRKLGYAFHEASRIGQSKTFEEDNTAIRDLQHLQTFLLQLKVGMWSGISRKMEIAESFLQPLMTMLRRGGRFRRLTWKEIYPFPDDQGMALEEKWQSWVNQECWLRLVHRTFEFDRQSSMALLKPPLLSYAEMQLPLPSSNILWQAKSAAAWKAAYLNMPPKATKQPSAIECFLNLEHLAQHDFASPTYLYMIWGTIWEYRQMCTLTTRSQALSNNSLILSSRYQELTKQLEDFRVSSPPMNKTVEITLEIMLVHLNAPLDEIQLFAGLEGQEEARSAYLGLRDWTKTSSARQALWHAGQILRAAEVLPKSLLNNFNAIAVYHAGLILWAYGFLKRSVPELSQVDSLVVLNGDDSLSARKFITLDRGIPAIRISGSQTPTQLGDVCGVMDGLIRLLRAHHETSEPSPPLVGNLVQLLEGLRSAIK; this is encoded by the exons ATGCAGACCGCCCCGACGCCGTTGAATGAGCCACCAGCACTTGCCGAAGCAGACCAGGCACGCTTGTTCCAGTGTAGCACATGCAAACGATCGTTCACGCGAGCGGACCATCTCACGCGACACGTGAGAGCGC ACACAAAGTCCAAGCCCTACATTTGCCCTGTCTGCTCAAAAGGCTTCGCACGCAT AGACTTGCTCAAAAGACATGTAGCGAACCACGCCACTGAGCCTGCCAACAAACGACAGAAACGCGAAATCGCTCGCGACACGAGAGTTGTCCAAGCATGTGAAGCTTGTTCGCAGAGTCATCTTCGGTGCGAAGACGAGAAGCCATGCAGTCGTtgcaagaagaagaagatccCTTGTCGCGTGCCAGACGGTGCGGCTGGAGATGAGAATGAGACCCATGAAATAGATGCTGTACATGCGGCGCAGGATCTACTTGACCTGTCAAATGGGTTTGATTACCCCTCATCGCTACCGAGTCGCGCCGGCGGCGCCAACACTGCCTCTGCAACCTCTGAGACTCCAGAACCATTCCACAGCTCAATGGCAGACTCGAAAAGCATGGCCCACCATCCCAGGGCCCTTGGTGGCTCTGGAATGAGTGTGTCAAGCCTGAATGACATGCACCCACCCTCCAGCAACGGTGGGCTTCCGCCAATGGACCAGAACTACGGAGACCCAACCAATTCCATGTCCTTCTTCGATAACCCAATACCGCAATTCGATACCACACCCGGCCAAAACCCCTTTCTTCCCGACTACTTCCGAAATATGCCTCCATTTGATGCGTTTTTCTCCGGCCAGGCTACACCGCGTGGCATCATGGACCTTAGCTTTGATATCGATGTTGGGCTGACTGATTGTGATCTTGGATTGCTTGACCAGTACAACTTCCAGGTTCCCTTTGCCGCTGATACACCGTCTACGGATGCTCACGGGGCCGATCAACACCCATCAGAAACTGACACTGCGCCAGTGAGAGCGGAAGCTTTCAAACAAAGCATATGGCGTTATCTTCCCCAACGCTCAAGGAATCCTAATGCAGAACAAGTAAATTTGGCTTTTACAGATACCGAGAGAGATCGTCGATCTCACTTGACACGTCGCATAGTAACAGAGAA ACTCCCACGTGTCAGTCGCGATCGATTAATGGCTCTAGTTCTTGGTACCTGTAGCACGGAAAATATCAAAAAGATTGCATCAGCTTTCCCCAGCATAGAGCTCCTCGACGGTCTCATCCAGTATTTCCTGTCATCGCCAGCGTTGGAGGCCCAATTGTGGTTTCATGTTCCGACCTTTTCCCCTTCAAATCTGAACCCGGAGTTACTTGCTTCCATAGTATCTGCCGGAGCGGCTTCTATCCCTGACATATCCCTGCGTAAGCTTGGGTACGCTTTCCATGAGGCTTCTAGGATCGGCCAATCAAAGACATTTGAAGAAGACAACACGGCCATCAGAGACCTTCAGCATCTCCAAACCTTCCTCCTTCAACTCAAGGTTGGCATGTGGAGTGGTATTAGTCGGAAGATGGAGATTGCGGAAAGCTTTCTCCAGCCATTGATGACGATGCTCCGACGTGGCGGTCGTTTTCGTCGCTTGACCTGGAAGGAGATCTACCCGTTTCCTGATGACCAGGGCATGGCTCTGGAGGAGAAATGGCAGAGCTGGGTGAACCAAG AATGCTGGCTCCGCCTTGTCCACCGGACGTTCGAATTTGACAGGCAATCTTCCATGGCGTTACTCAAGCCCCCACTGCTTTCATATGCGGAGATGCAACTTCCTCTCCCGAGCTCGAACATTCTATGGCAGGCCAAATCCGCTGCTGCCTGGAAGGCGGCGTACCTAAACATGCCACCGAAGGCGACGAAACAACCCTCTGCGATCGAATGCTTCCTGAATCTAGAACATCTTGCGCAGCATGATTTCGCCAGTCCGACTTACCTATACATGATTTGGGGCACGATATGGGAATACCGTCAAATGTGCACTTTGACGACCAGGTCTCAGGCCTTGTCAAACAACAGCCTCATACTATCTTCTCGCTACCAAGAGCTTACAAAACAGCTTGAGGATTTTAGAGTCAGCAGTCCGCCGATGAACAAGACTGTTGAGATCACGCTGGAGATTATGCTAGTTCACCTCAACGCACCGCTCGATGAGATCCAGCTCTTCGCGGGTCTGGAAGGACAGGAAGAGGCACGAAGCGCATACTTAGGTTTACGAGACTGGACCAAAACTTCTTCAGCACGCCAAGCGCTGTGGCACGCTGGTCAGATTCTACGGGCCGCTGAGGTACTACCAAAATCTTTGCTCAACAACTTCAACGCCATCGCCGTGTACCACGCCGGGCTAATACTATGGGCTTACGGATTTCTGAAACGGTCTGTACCGGAATTGAGTCAAGTAGACTCTCTTGTCGTACTAAACGGAGACGACTCGCTCAGCGCGCGCAAGTTCATCACTTTGGACCGTGGAATCCCCGCAATCAGGATTTCAGGTTCACAAACTCCTACCCAACTCGGCGATGTTTGTGGAGTCATGGACGGGCTAATACGACTCCTGCGAGCGCATCACGAAACATCCGAGCCGTCGCCACCGCTGGTCGGAAACCTGGTTCAACTGCTTGAGGGCCTGCGATCTGCTATCAAATGA
- a CDS encoding aromatic ring-opening dioxygenase family protein, with amino-acid sequence MPTPPVHFFSHGSTMMLGEESRSADYWKACGDEALSHGFKGVIMMGAHWDARGVNRIDVSMKAKPTKSPVAYVHPSKYASYELVPDLESGKKCIAALREKGIDARPNEEFDWIHDTYLILIRMFPEKCPPTTIISMNSRFDPHLHARVGNILAQFRDEGYLIIGTGGAVHNLYRNNWSQMLRYSDNFAMPYPPEAPMLEFRQCVEDVFVRCSRKGAKKGSLTRGITRLMKHPMFRDAHATDDHYMAACFVAGVVDGSKKESDECVLGAEDWELVNMCNSQFTIGKWE; translated from the coding sequence ATGCCTACCCCACCAGTACACTTCTTCTCCCATGGCTCGACCATGATGTTGGGTGAGGAGTCTCGTTCGGCCGACTACTGGAAAGCCTGCGGTGATGAAGCCCTCTCCCACGGCTTCAAAGGTGTCATTATGATGGGCGCCCATTGGGATGCACGAGGCGTAAACCGCATCGACGTCTCCATGAAGGCCAAACCCACAAAGTCCCCAGTCGCCTATGTCCACCCCAGCAAATACGCCAGCTACGAACTGGTACCAGATCTCGAAAGCGGAAAGAAGTGCATTGCAGCACTCAGGGAAAAGGGCATTGACGCACGGCCCAACGAGGAGTTTGACTGGATCCACGACACAtatctcatcctcatccgAATGTTTCCGGAAAAATGCCCCCCCACGACAATCATCAGCATGAACTCGCGGTTCGACCCGCACTTGCATGCGCGCGTAGGAAACATACTCGCTCAATTCCGTGACGAAGGCTACCTCATCATCGGTACTGGAGGCGCCGTACACAACCTCTACCGCAATAACTGGTCACAAATGCTGAGATATTCGGACAACTTCGCCATGCCCTACCCACCAGAGGCACCCATGCTTGAGTTCCGTCAATGCGTTGAGGATGTCTTTGTCCGCTGCAGCAGAAAGGGTGCGAAGAAGGGTAGCCTGACTCGCGGAATCACAAGGTTGATGAAGCACCCCATGTTTAGGGATGCGCATGCGACCGACGATCACTATATGGCGGCTTGTTTCGTCGCTGGTGTCGTTGATGGAAGTAAGAAGGAGAGTGACGAGTGTGTGCTTGGTGCCGAGGATTGGGAGCTGGTGAACATGTGCAATAGTCAGTTTACGATTGGCAAGTGGGAATGA